CAACAATGCCTTGACGTTTTTGAAGTGATTGGACGCGAGGAGATTGTGGCTCAATGTATTGGCCAATTGAGTGAAGTGTTGCTCATTTTACACGATTGGGAAGAGTTACAGAAAGTTGCCACAAAATCTCTAGAGTTACATAGAATTTATGGTACTCAAATTCAACTTGCTTGTGATTATAGTTTTTTGGCTGAGGTCGCTGTAGAGCAGTCAAACTGGGAAAAGGCAACTCAGCTGGCAAAAGCATCCCTGTCTTACCTGGGGAAGGTCAGAAAAGATAGCGATCGCTATCAGAGTTTGTTCCCACTGCTTTTGAAACAAATATCTCAATTAGTGTTAGCACAAGCACTAGAGCATTTGGGGGAGAAAAAAAAGGCTCTAAAACGCTTAAAAACGGCGAATCGTCAGTTGGAAACTGCTTTGGAAAGCAGCGATCATCGGTATGATGCTCATCGTTATATTCGCCTTTTGCGGAAGATGCGATCGCTCTACTTTGAGTCTGGTCGGTATTTAGAAGCTTTTTGTATCAGGCAAAAACGCCGTTCGGTCGAGCAGCAGTATGGTTTGCGTGCTTTTATTGGCGCAGGTCGCCTACAACCCCAGAGACCAACGACAAAACCCTTGTTGGTTTCAAGTGCAGCAAGCACCAGCGTTGCTTTGGAAATTGATGCTTCCGGTCGCAAGCGGGATATTGATAGCTTAATTGGCAGAATTAGTCGTTCCGATCAAAAACTGACAGTCATTCACGGTCAATCTGGCGTAGGTAAAAGTTCTACCGTGACTGCGGGGCTAATCCCTGCACTGCAAAACCGAGCTATCGGCGACCAGATTGCTATACCTGTTGTAGTGCGAATTTATACTAACTTGGTTCGGGAATTAGGAAAATCTTTAACAGAGGCGCAACTTCAAATTCAACATGGAACAAGTGCTGCTATCCTCGAGCCTGTCATACTTAACTCGGAAAATGCCATTCTGGAACAATTACAAAAAAATGCTAAAAATCATTTCATCACAGTTTTAATTTTTGACCAGTTTGAGGAGTTTTTCTTTAGCTGTCCCGAACACAACAAGTTGCAACAATTTGATAATTTTATTTGCGATTGCCTCAATATATCTTTTGTGAAAATAGTCTTTTCTCTTCGAGAAGATTATTTACATCGCTTATTAGAATTTAAATACTTAACACAACAGGAGCAGATTAACAATAATATTTTAGACAAAAATATTCGCTATCAATTAAAAAATTTCGCCCAAGAAGATGCCAAAAATTTTATCTTAAAGTTAACAGAGCGATCGCATTTTTATTTAGAGCCAGCTTTGATTGATGCCATCGTACAAGATTTATCGACAGAATTAGGAGAAGTTCGTCCAATTGAGTTGCAAGTCGTAGGATCGCAACTGCAAGATGAAAGGATAACAACGCTAACAGACTACCAGCAATTTAAATCGGGCAAACTGATTGAGCGATATATAAAAGAACTCATCAAAGAATGCGGTCCCGAAAATGAAAGGGCTGCATTACTGGTCTTGTACTTGTTAACAGATGAAAATAAAAAGCGTCCTTACAAAACTTATAGTGAATTAGCTTCCCAGCTAGCAGAATTAGAGCATCAAGAAAAATTAGAGTTAGTCTTAGAAATTTTAGTGCGTTCTGGATTAGTGGTTCTCTTTCCCGACCAACCCGAACGCCGCTATCAATTAATTCATGATTATTTAGTAGATTTGATTCGTTATCTGCAACAAGCAGAATTGAACTTACAAACACAACTGCAAGAGTTACGCAACCAAGTCCATCAAAGGGAAACAGAGATTTACCAGCTAAAAAGCCAACTGAAGAAAAAACAGCAGCAATCTCAACAAGTCATTAGCCAACCCCAACAAGGTTGGGATTTACTGACAGAATTAAAAGAGTTACGTAAACGAGAAACACAAAGTCAGATTGAAATTGAGCAACTCAATGCAGAACTGCAACAGCAAAAGTTGCAAGCAGAACTCGCAAAGAGTCATCGCTCTGTGACAATAGCACTTGCTGGTTCAGTCATACTTATACTGGCGTTCACAACCTCTTTTCTTTCAGCCTTTCAATGGAGACAAGCGCTCGTTAATGAAATTAAAGCTATTAATGCAACGAGTGAAGTACTTCTCATCTCAGGAAGAGATATGGAGGCCCTGAAATCCGGGTTAAAAGCAGGTAGAAAACAGCAAAATGCCATATTTCCAAGTACAGATGTGCGGTTTCAGGTAATGGGGACGCTTTATCAACTGGTTTTTTCTGGGGGTGAAAGAGCAAGCCAACGCTTACAGAGCCATACGTTGGGTGTGAATAGCGTCAATTTTAGCCCTGATGGTAAGACAATAGCCTCAGCAAGTGCTGACAGTAATATTGTACTCTGGCATTTCAACGGCAAAAAATATAAAATTTTACGTTCGCACAAAGATGCTGTCAACAACGTTAGTTTTAGCCATGATGGTAGAACTGTCGCTTCTGCAAGTCAGGATAAAACTGTAAAACTTTGGAATCCAAACACCGAGCAGGTAAAAAAAACTTTAGTAGGGCATAAAGAAGTCGTTAATAGTGTCAGCTTCACTCCCGATGATGAAATAATTGCCTCGGCTAGTAGCGATAAAACCATCAAACTTTGGCATCGGGATGGTAAACTTCTTAAGACTTTGTTGGGTCATAAGAATGCTATCTTGAGTGTAGCTTGGTCGCCTAATGGTCAAACCCTTGCTTCAGCTAGTACGGACAAAACTATAAACCTTTGGAGTCGAAACGGCAATCTGTTGACAACTATAGCAGGGCATAACGATGCTGTGAGGAGTGTAGCTTGGTCTGGAGATGGAAGGGTTATTGCTTCAGCGAGTTTGGATAAAACTGTCAAACTCTGGAGTCGGGAAGGTAAATTGTTAAGAACTTTAATTGGGCATAACGATAAAGTCACAAGCGTGAGTTTCACCCCTGATAGTCAGATTCTAGCTTCAGCAAGTACCGACAAGACAGTCAATTTTTGGAGTCGCGACGGAATTCTGTTAGGAACTTTAAAGGGTCATGGCGACTGGGTCAATAGTGTCAGTTTCAGTCCTGATGGAAAGACTTTGGCTTCTGGAAGTCGAGACATAACAGTCAAACTTTGGAAATTGCAGGATCTGAAATCCAAGTTTAGACATCATAGTGGAGATGTGACTAGCATTAGTTTCTCTCCTCAAGGTGATTTGATAGCTTCTGGTAGTCTTGACAAAACAATTAGAATCTGGAACTCAGAAGCAAAACTACTTCATATTTTAGAGGGTCATAAGAATGGAGTTTGGGGCGTAAGTTTTAGCCCAAAAGGAGATATGCTTGCCTCAGCTAGCACGGATGCAACAGTCAAGCTGTGGAAACGTGACGGTA
This genomic interval from Scytonema hofmannii PCC 7110 contains the following:
- a CDS encoding eIF2A-related protein, which gives rise to MAERYPLMDFIAANERSLMNLRRAIVLSQGQFSLVLACCNYEALQERTLQRLLEISSEAYQIEKLEVPTNTISLYTRLHLQVAREQPLVLMVLGLESVSALDDLLTTINHVRDEFRKRHHFPMVFWVNDKVLQKIVRLAPDFASWAATPIRFELTTEELLEFLQQKTDSLFAEILNTNATQQAEPQVTYGNRTLGLVSKYSSYEFLCAIKDLQNRGIKLDPELNASLEFVFGLDDYVSDRIDLALEHFQQSLQFWQEQVREEGDEEGGGEGERETEGKNSPMSPHPPIPPSPHLLRLGVVLFYIGLCYFRVAERYHSENPLPWQEAKFYFQQCLDVFEVIGREEIVAQCIGQLSEVLLILHDWEELQKVATKSLELHRIYGTQIQLACDYSFLAEVAVEQSNWEKATQLAKASLSYLGKVRKDSDRYQSLFPLLLKQISQLVLAQALEHLGEKKKALKRLKTANRQLETALESSDHRYDAHRYIRLLRKMRSLYFESGRYLEAFCIRQKRRSVEQQYGLRAFIGAGRLQPQRPTTKPLLVSSAASTSVALEIDASGRKRDIDSLIGRISRSDQKLTVIHGQSGVGKSSTVTAGLIPALQNRAIGDQIAIPVVVRIYTNLVRELGKSLTEAQLQIQHGTSAAILEPVILNSENAILEQLQKNAKNHFITVLIFDQFEEFFFSCPEHNKLQQFDNFICDCLNISFVKIVFSLREDYLHRLLEFKYLTQQEQINNNILDKNIRYQLKNFAQEDAKNFILKLTERSHFYLEPALIDAIVQDLSTELGEVRPIELQVVGSQLQDERITTLTDYQQFKSGKLIERYIKELIKECGPENERAALLVLYLLTDENKKRPYKTYSELASQLAELEHQEKLELVLEILVRSGLVVLFPDQPERRYQLIHDYLVDLIRYLQQAELNLQTQLQELRNQVHQRETEIYQLKSQLKKKQQQSQQVISQPQQGWDLLTELKELRKRETQSQIEIEQLNAELQQQKLQAELAKSHRSVTIALAGSVILILAFTTSFLSAFQWRQALVNEIKAINATSEVLLISGRDMEALKSGLKAGRKQQNAIFPSTDVRFQVMGTLYQLVFSGGERASQRLQSHTLGVNSVNFSPDGKTIASASADSNIVLWHFNGKKYKILRSHKDAVNNVSFSHDGRTVASASQDKTVKLWNPNTEQVKKTLVGHKEVVNSVSFTPDDEIIASASSDKTIKLWHRDGKLLKTLLGHKNAILSVAWSPNGQTLASASTDKTINLWSRNGNLLTTIAGHNDAVRSVAWSGDGRVIASASLDKTVKLWSREGKLLRTLIGHNDKVTSVSFTPDSQILASASTDKTVNFWSRDGILLGTLKGHGDWVNSVSFSPDGKTLASGSRDITVKLWKLQDLKSKFRHHSGDVTSISFSPQGDLIASGSLDKTIRIWNSEAKLLHILEGHKNGVWGVSFSPKGDMLASASTDATVKLWKRDGKLINTLSKHKDAVLSVSWSPQNIIASGSKDKTVKLWSQNGQLLKTLWGHKAVVNWVSFSPNEELLASASDDKTVKLWSSDGKLLKTLSGHRDAVYSVAWSPDGRKIASVSADNTVKLWSQDGELLKTLWGHRDAVTGVSFSRDGELLATVSDDNTVKLWNRDGILQISLKEKDNLTSVSLSSHNSLIAIGSASGTVFLRNLEDITLEKLLVRGCDLLKDYSPVTNGDRTICP